One region of Anaerotignum faecicola genomic DNA includes:
- a CDS encoding radical SAM protein, translating into KKLPKMYFTNITGGEPFIRTDLKDIVRELYRKSDRIVISTNGFFTDRIVDLCKEFPQIGIRISIEGLEHTNNEIRGLENGYQRGYGTLKKLREMGMKDVGFGMTVQDKNAPDLVPLYKISDEMGMEFATASLHNSFYFVEAKNIILDRSMVAKNLENLVNELLHSNSPKKWFRAYFNHGLINYIYGQKRLLPCDMSFDTFFIDPYGDVMPCNG; encoded by the coding sequence TTAAAAAACTACCTAAGATGTATTTCACCAATATCACTGGCGGCGAACCTTTCATTCGTACAGACCTAAAAGATATTGTGCGTGAGTTGTATAGGAAGTCAGATCGCATCGTTATTTCAACTAATGGATTTTTTACCGACCGTATCGTAGATCTCTGTAAAGAGTTCCCGCAGATTGGTATTCGCATTTCCATTGAGGGTCTGGAGCATACGAACAATGAGATTCGTGGTCTGGAAAACGGTTACCAACGTGGTTACGGCACACTGAAGAAACTGCGTGAGATGGGTATGAAGGACGTTGGTTTCGGAATGACCGTGCAGGACAAGAATGCTCCTGACCTTGTGCCGCTGTATAAGATTTCTGATGAAATGGGAATGGAGTTTGCAACCGCCTCCCTGCACAACAGCTTCTACTTCGTGGAGGCAAAGAATATCATCCTTGATCGTTCGATGGTTGCAAAGAACTTAGAAAACCTAGTCAACGAACTGCTCCACAGCAACAGCCCGAAGAAGTGGTTCCGCGCTTACTTCAACCACGGTCTGATCAACTATATTTATGGCCAAAAACGCCTGTTGCCTTGCGACATGAGTTTTGATACCTTTTTCATCGACCCTTATGGTGATGTTATGCCCTGTAACGGG